The Sphaerisporangium siamense genome includes the window GTGCGCGAACGCCTGGGGAAAGTTGCCCAGGTGCCGCCCGGTGAGCGGGTCGATCTCCTCGGCGTAGAGGCCGAGGGGGCTCGCGAAGGACACGAGCTTCTCGCAGAGGCGGCGGGCCCGGCACAGCTCCCCGATCTCGGTGAGCGCGGACACCAGCCAGAACGAGCAGATCGTGAAGGTGCCCTCCTCGCCCGGCATGCCGTCGTCGGTGTCCTTGGTGGAGTAGCGCAGCACGAGATCGTCCACGGTCAGCTCGCCGGCGATGGCCAGCACGGTGCTCCGGACGCGCGCGTCCTCCGGCGGCAGGAAGCCGACCAGGGGGATGAGCAGGAGGGACGCGTCCAGGGCGTCGGTGTCGTAGTGCTGGGTGAACGTCCCCCGCTCGCTGACCGCGCGGGCGCACACCTCGGCGTGGATCTCGTCGGCGACCGACTGCCAGCGCGCGGCCAGTTCGGTCTCCTCGCGCGTGCGCGCCAGGCGGGCGCCCCGGTCCAGCGCCACCCAGCACATGACCTTGGAGGAGGTGAAGTGCTTGGGTTCGCCGCGTACCTCCCAGATGCCCCGGTCGGGTTCCCGCCAGTGCTCGATGGCCGACTCGACCAGGCGCTTCAGGATGGGCCACATGCGCTGGTCCAGGCGGTCGCGGGACCGGGTGTGGATGTAGAACGACTCCAGCACCATCCCCCACACGTCGTTCTGGCGGTGCCGGTAGGCGGCGTTGCCCACACGCACCGGCCGCGCGCCGTCGTGGCCGTGAAGATGGTCGAGCACCCGTTCCTCCAGGTCGCGCTCGCCGTCCACGCCGTACACGACCTGCAGGTCCCGGTCGCGCTCGGCGACGTCGGCGGTGAACCAGAAGAAGTCGTCGGCCTCCCAGTCGAGGCCGAGCGTGTAGAGGCCCCAGAGCGCGAAGGTGGAGTCGCGGATCCAGCTGTAGCGGTAGTCCCAGTTCCGCTCGCCGCCGGGCGTCTCGGGCAGCGAGGTGGTGGGCGCGGCGACCAGGGCGCCGCTCGGGGCGAAGGTCAGGCCCTTGAGGGTCAGCGCGCTGCGCTCCAGGCATCCGCGCCAGGGATGGTCGGGGAAGCGGCCCCGGGCGAGCCAGTGCTGCCAGTGGTGCGCGGTCCACACCAGGCGGCGGTACGCCTCGTCGAAGGTGTACGGCGGCTCGTGCTCGGTCCAGGACAGCGAGCAGAACCGCGTCTGCCCCTGCTTCAGCAAAGTACGGGCCACGGCCCGCCCCTTCTCGAACCCCAGCCGCATGTCGGTGGTCAGCTTCAGCTCGATCGGCGTTCCCTCGGCGCGGGCGAGGCCCTGGTGGTAGCCGCGGTCGGTGTAGCACCAGTCGGCCGCCAGCCGGCCGTAGTCGAAGACCGGCTCGCAGTCGAGCGTGATCTGCGCCTCGCCGCTGACGCAGCGGACGGTCCGCAGCAGGACATGGTCGGCGTCGTAGTCGGTCGGCGCCCGCCGGTGGGTGCGGGACATTTCCCCGTGGTGGTGCCACGGGCCGATGAGCAGGAGGTCGCGGACGATGATCCAGCCGGTGGCCGTCCCCCAGCTCGTCTCCAGCACCATCGTGCCGGGCAGGTAGCGCCGCGCCGAGGGGACGGCGATGTCGGCGGGGCCGAGGCGGAAACCGCCCGCGCTCCGGTCGAGGATGGCCCCGAACACGCTCGGGGAGTCCAGCCGGGGCAGGCACAGCCATTCGATGTTCCCGCTCGGCGCGACCAAGGCCGTGACCTCACAGTCGGAGAGGAAGCCGTAGTCGGCGATCGGAGGGAACACCGATTCTCCACGCGACGTGTCCATCTCGAAGCACCCCCGTGCGCCGGCGGGCGGCCCGGCAGGTCTCCCCCTAGCCACCAAACCCGGCTAAATCAGCATATATACCACCAAACCACCTACTCGGATCAGTGTCGCCCCGGGTCAGAGGGGTACGGCTTAGCGGTACACGAAGGATTCGCCGCGGGCCGGGGGACGACGCCCGGCGAGGGCGCGAAGGCGGCGCCCGGTGGATCGCATCGAGAATCACTCGGCCATGTGAGGTTCACATGAGCGAAGCAGATCACCACAGCGCTCAGCGCTGGGCCGGCGTCCTCGGATGGGTCAGCGCGGGCCTGGGCGTCCTCCAGGTCGCCGCGCCCGACGCCGTCCTCCGGGTGATCGGCGTCGGGGACAGGCCCTGGGCCCGCCAGGTGGTGCGGCTGGTCGGCATCCGGGAGCTGTTCCAGGCCGCCGTCCTGCTCGGAAGCCGCAGGCCGGGCCCGCTGGTGTGGACCCGCGTGGCGGGCGACGCCATGGACCTGGCCCTGCTGGGCCGCCTGATGGCCGAGCCCGAGGACGGCGGCGGCCGGCGGCGTCTCGCCGCGAGCACCGCCGCCGTGACCGGCATCGCCTTCGCCGACATCGTCACCGCGGTGCGCGGCGGCCACGAGCCGGGCATCCCGTCGCACCACCTCACCAACCTGCGCGCGGCCACCACCGTCAACCGGCCGCGCCGGGAGGTCTACCGGTTCTGGCGCGACGTCGAGAACCTGCCGCGCTTCATGATCCACCTGGAGTCGGTGGAGCCGATCGCGGGCGGGTACTCGCACTGGAGGGCCAAGGGCCCCGCCCACAAGCGCGTCGAGTGGGACGCCGAGATCATCGAGGACCAGACCGAGCAACTGATCGCCTGGCGGTCGGTCGAGGGCGCCACCGTGCGCAACCGGGGCTCGGTGCGCTTCACCGACGCCCCCGGCGGGCACGGCACCGAGGTCCGGGTGGACATCGACTACGACCCGCCCGCGGGCAAGGTCGGCCTCGCCTTCGCCCGGCTGCTCGGCGAGCACCCCCAGCAGCAGGTGTGCGACGACCTGCGCCGGTTCAAGCAGGTCATGGAGGCCGGCGAGGTGGCCCGCTCGGAAGGCAGCCCCGAGGGCACGCGCGCCCGGCGGCAGCTCTTCCAGCGCCCCGCGCAGCCGGTGAGGTGAGGAGGGACCATGAAGGCCAACTGCTGGATGGGGCGCAACACGGTCGAGGTCCAGGAGGTCCCCGAGCCCCGGATCATCAACCCGAGGGATGCCGTCGTCCGCATCACCTCCACCGCGATCTGCGGCTCCGACCTGCACCTGTACGACGGCTTCGTCCCGACCATGAAGAAGGGCGACGTCCTCGGCCACGAGTTCATGGGCGAGGTCGTGGAGGTCGGCCCCGGGGTCACCACGCTCCGGGTGGGCGACCGGGTCGTCGTCCCGTTCCCGATCGCCTGCGGCGGGTGCCTGGCCTGCGAGAACGGGCTGTTCTCCGTGTGCGAGAACTCCAACCCCAACGCGGGCATGGCCGAGAAGCTCCTCGGCCACTCCCCGGCGGGGATCTTCGGCTACTCCCACATGCTCGGCGGGTACCCCGGAGGCCAGGCGCAGTACGCCCGCGTGCCCTTCGCCGACGTCGGGCCGATCGTGGTCGACGACGACCTGCCCGACGACAAGGTGCTGCTCCTGTCCGACATCCTCCCCACCGGCTGGATGGGCGCCGAGATGTGCGAGATCAAGCCGGGCGACGTGATCGCCGTGTGGGGCGCGGGCCCGGTGGGACAGTTCGCGGTCGCGAGCGCCCTGCTCATGGGCGCCGAGCGGGTGATCTGCATCGACCGCTTCCCATACCGGCTCCAGATCGCCGCACGCGCCGGCGCGGAGACGATCAACTACGAGCAGACCGACGTCCTGGACGCGCTGCGGGACATGACCGCGGGCCGGGGGCCTGACGCGTGCATCGACGCCGTGGGCATGGAGGCGCACTACCCCGTCCCGGTCGTCCACGCCTACGACCGGGCCAAGCAGGCGACCCGGGTCGAGACCGACCGGCCGTACGCGCTGCGGGAGGCGATCCTGGCCTGCCGCAACGGCGGCATCGTCTCGGTGATCGGCGTCTACGCGGGCCTGGTGGACAAGTTCCCGATGGGCTCGTTGATGAACCGGTCGCTGACCATGAAGACGGGCCAGTGCCACGTCCAGCGGTACATGGAGCCTCTGCTGCGAAGGATCAGGGAGGGGGCGCTCGACCCCAGCTTCGTGATCACCCACCACCTGGACCTGGAGGACGCCCCGCGCGGCTTCGAGATGTTCAAGCACAAGGAGAACGAGTGCAACAAGGTCGTCCTGCACCCCTGGTGACCGGAGACGCGCCCGCCCTGAGCGAAGGCGCGGGCGGGAGAACGGTGGAGCCGATCGCCCCTCGGTTCCACCGTCTTCCGTTCCATGTCCACCCGCCGCACAGACGACCGATTCCGCCCGGCCCGGTTCCGGCATCATCCAGGCGTTCGGCACCGGGCACTCCCGCTCGTTCACCATGGAGATCGCCGGCCGCGCGGGCGGCCTGGTGCCCGCGAACCAGATCGCGATCAAGGATCTCGTCATGCACGGCGGCGCCGGCCCCGCCGAGATCCTCGACCCCACCAGCGAACGGGACCCCTCGCTCGCGCGGCGCATCTGGTCGCTGCACGACATCCGCGCGGACGACGTCTTCCTGATCGCCTCCAACTCCGGCATCAACGGCACGATCGTCGAGATGGCCAAGCTCGCACGGGCGAACGGCAACGCCGTCGTCGCGGTCACCTCCGTGGCGCACAGCATGACCACGCCCTCCCGGCACCCGTCGGGGCGGCGCCTGCTCGACGAGGCGGACGTCGTGATCGACAACTGCGGCGTGCCCGGCGACGCGGCCTACACGCCGGCCAACGGCGCCAAGATCGTCCCGACCTCGACCATGACGAGCGTGCTCATCGCCCAGCTCATCACCGCGGAGATCTGCGCGGACCTGCTCGCGCGCGGCATCGCCCCGCCGGTCTATCTGTCCGCGAACATCCCGGCCGGCGACGACCACAACGAGCGGGTCCTGGCCAAGTACGCCGCCCGGATCCGCAAGAGCGAGCCCTGACGGGCGTTGTCACAACCGCCGCGCGCGCCGCGCTCCGTGAACGCGCGACGCGAAAACGGCTTTGTCATGCGGCCGTAATTCCGGAACCCACCCGGTGCCGGAAATGAGGCACGAGCCCCCCAGGTCACGGTGCCGGCCACCCGTGCGGCACCCGGCCGGGGAGCATGCGACCGAATTCGCGATACGGTCGGATCACCTGGTCCGTATCGTGCCGGGCGGGTGGCACGGGCGGCGCCACCGGCCGATGACCGCGATACGAATCGCATTCGGCATAACATTCGCTACACCTTCTCCCCATTCCCGTTCCAATAAATGGCGACAAAGCGGGATCTGTAACTGGTGGCTGTTGATTTCGCGAAACATCCCGTTAACGTGGATCTGCACCACCAGGTCGCGAAGGGAGTAAGAAATGCCAGTCACCCTGGAACGCTCCGAACAGATCATCGCCGCGTGGCGCAGCGGCGCGGACGTCGACGGCTGGGAGAACCCCGCCGGTCCGCTCCTCAGCGAGTACGCCGAGTCCGAGATCACCACCGCCTTCGGTGAGACGCGCAGACCCACCGCGTGCACCGGCGCCAACACCAACCCGTGCTGCTGACCGACGAAGGCCGGAGGGAACAACGAATGCCCGTGACCACCGAACGCTCCGAAGAGATCATCGCCGCGTGGCGCAGCGGCGCGGACGTCGACGGCTGGGAGAACCCGGCCGGTCCGCTCCTGAGCGCGTACGCCGAGTCGGACCTGACGACGGCCTTCGTCGAGACGCGCAGGGCCACCGCGTGCAGCGGCTCCTTCACCCACCCGTGCTGCTGACCGACGAAGGGTGAGAAGCATGGCCGGGGACTTCGACCCGTCGCTCGACCACCTGACCGCCCCGGCGCTGCACAGGCTGTCGGCCGTACTGGCTTCGGTCCCCGGCCTCACGGCGGCGGAGGCCCGTGTGATCCACCGGGGCGCGGCGGAGGCGCTGGAGGAGACCGTCCGCCGCAAGGTGAACCGGGTCCTGCTGCTGGAGCTCAACGCGGCCAGGATCAGCGGCCGGCTGCGGGGCGCGACCCCCGAGGCACGGTGGCGCGAATGGAAGGCGACGGCCGCGACCCCGGAGTTCTGGCGCTCGCTGACCCCGCACTACCCGACGATGCGGTCCCGGCTCGCCGTGATCGTCGCCAACCGGTGCGCCGCGGCCGAGGAGCTGGCCCGCAGGTTCGCCGCCGACCGCGCCGACCTCGCCGCACTGCCCGGCGCCCCGGGCGGCGAGCTGACCGAGGTCCGGTTCGGCGCCGGTGACAGCCACCGCGGCGGACGCGCGGTCGCCGTCCTGCACGGCTCCGGCGGGCGGGTGGTCTACAAGCCGCGATCCCTCGCCGTGGACCGCGAGCTGGCACGCCTGATCGCCCGCCTGGCGCCCGCGCTGCCCCACGGCGCCGTGATCCGCGTACCCGAGGTGCTCACCCGCCCGGACCACGGCTGGGCGGAGCACATCGCGCACCGCTACTGCGCCGGCGACGCCGAGCTGCGCGCCTTCTACCGCGGCATCGGGCACTGGCTCGCGCTGATGCGCCTGGTCGGCGGCAGCGACCTGCACGCGGAGAACCTCATCGCGGCCGGGCCCGCGCCGGTCGTCGTCGACTGCGAGACGCTGTTCACCCCGCACGCCGCCTCCAAGCCCTCCGGCCACGGCGCGGCCGTCGACCGCGCGTCCGAGCTGCTCATGGGGTCGGTGCTGCGCATCGGCCTGCTGCCCGGCCGCGGCGCCGCGCTCGGCTGGCGTGGCGTGGACGTCTCCGCCCTCGGCGCGCTGCCCGGCCAGCAGCCGCACGTGCGGGTGCCGGTCGTCGTCGACGCGGGCACGGACGCGGCCAGGCTGGGCGTGCGGCGCGTGGAGATGGCGGCGGCGGGCAACCACCCGAGCCCCGAACCCGTCCTCGCCCGCTACTGGGACCTGGTGCTGGACGGGTTCGCCGAGCTGTCAGGCCACCTGGACGCCCTGGACCGGCGCGGCGACCTCGGCGGCATGCTGGCCGGCTTCGCCGACCTCCCCGTCCGCGTGGTGCCGCGCGCCACCGAGGCGTACGCCGAGCTGGCCCGCATGCTCTGGCATCCCGGTTCGCTGCACGACGAGGCCACCGCGTGCCGGTCGGCGGCACGCCTGCTGGCCGAGCACGCGGACAACCAGCCGGGCACGCCGTCGGACCCCAAGGTCATAGACGCCGAGGTGACCGAGTTGCTGAACGGCGACATCCCCTTCTTCGCCACGACCCCGGCCCGCGGCCGCATGGACGGACCCGGCGGCACCGCGTGGGGAGAGGAACAGGACCTCATCGCGGACGCGCTGCGGCGCTGGCGCGAGCGCGAGTCGGCCCTGGACCGCGACGTGATCCGCGCCGCGCTCGTCAGCGCCTACCTCAACGAGGGCTGGCTGCCGCGGACCGCGCGGATGGCCACGCCCCTGATCCGGCAGGACGACCTGGACGGGCGCCGCCGCCGGCTGGCGGCGGGCATGGCGCGCCGCCTGCGGGACACGGCGGTGCGCGGCGACGACGGCACGGTGACCTGGATCGCCCCGGTGCTGACCGCCTCAGGATGGTCGGTGCAGTCGCTGACCGCCGACGTGTACGGCGGGGCGCACGGGGTCGCGATCGCGCTGGCCGCCTACGTGGCCGAGACCGCGCGGGGCGAGGCCGACGAGGTGCCGGGGCTGGACCGGCTGCTGGCCGACCTGCTCCACACGATCAGGCTGGCCGAGGACCACGACGCCGCCCTGCGGCGCTCAGGGACGCCCCGCCGTCCCGACCCGCCGGGCGGATATGTCGGCATCGGCTCGTGGATCTGGAGCTGGCTGCTGCTCGGCCGGCTCGGCGCCGTCCCGGACGACGAGGCCCTGGCCCGGGCGTGCGTGCCGGCCGAGGAGCTGCCCGCGGCGGTGGCGGCGGACGAGGTCTACGACCTGCTCGGCGGGATGGCCGGGGCCGTGGTGCCGCTGCTGCGCCTGGCCGGGCGCACCGGCGACGCGCGGTGGTCCACGCGGGCCCGCGAGATCGGCGATCGCCTCGTCGCGCTGGCCGCCGACGACGGCCGGGGGGCGCGCTGGCCCAACGCCGACAACCGGACCGGGCTCGGTGGCATGGCGCACGGCGCCACCGGGATCGGCTGGGCCCTCGCCCGGCTGGCCGACGCCGGGGTGCCCGGGGCCGCGCGGTTCGCCGCCCTGGCCGACCGGGCCTTCCTGTTCGAGGAGTCCCTGTACGACCCGGACGGGGACGGCTGGCTGGACCTGCGCGAGGCCGAGCCGCAGGTGACGGCCAGCGCGTGGTGCCACGGGGCCGGCGGCGTCGGCGTCGTCGCGGCGGACCTGCTGGCCCGGCACGCGTCCCCCCGGTGGCAGGACGTGCTGCGCCGCGCGGCGGCGTCCTGCTGGAAGCGCGGCATGGGCTGGAACCACACGCTGTGCCACGGCGATCTCGGCAACTGGGAGGTGCTGGAGCGGGCGATCGACGCCGGCCTCGGCCCCGAGCGGCTGACCCGCGAGCACCTGTACGCGTACATGATCGGCACCGTGGAGGAGCACGGCCCGGTCACCGGCCTGGCCCGCGACGCCTTCACCCCCGGCCTGCTTCCCGGCGTGTGCGGCATGCTGTACCAGCTCCTGCGCGCCCGCCCCGGCGCCCCCCTGCCCTCGGTGCTGCTCCCCGACCCCGGCGCGTAGCCGGACGGCAAGCTGCTGCTGGAGACCGACCTTCGCCTCGGCCTCACCGAAGACGGCGGCGGGGCGGTGCCGGAAAGGGCGCGGGCGTCACTCCCGGCCCGGCTCCTGGTCCGTGGCGCCGCGCACCACGGCCACCGCGCCGGTGGCGGCGTCCGTACACCGTATGAGCGGAGTCCCCAGGTCACAGGATGCTCCCCCGCCGCGCGCCCGGGTCAGGGCCGAAGGTCACCGCGGCGGCGGACCTCCGGCCGGAGCCCGGCGCTGGTAGGGCGGGCGGAATACGGGGCAGGATCCAATGATCCCCGTCCTGAGGCGACGGTTCGCGGCGGGGACCTCGTGGAGGCGTCATGAGCCAGGTCTGGTTGCTCGCGCTGCGCGGGCTGTTCGGCGGCCTGCTGGTGACGGCCTTCGCCCTGCTCGGCGAGATGGTGTCCCCGAAGAGGTTCGCCGGCATCTTCGCCGCGGGGCCCGCCGTGGCCCTGGCGGGGATGAGCATCACGGTGCTGCACGCGGGAAGCCGTCCGCTCGCCGACTCCGCGCTCGGCATGATCGTCGGGTCGGCGGCGCTGGTGGTCTACTGCGCCCTGGCCGTCCCTCTGGTGGGGCGTCTCGGCGCGGTCGCCGGCTCGGCGGCGGCGGTCGGGGTGTGGCTGGCCGTCGCGGGCCTCGGATGGTGGCTGATGCCGTGAGCGGGCGGGAGAGGATCCGGCTGCGCCCGTCCGGGGCGCGGTGCGCGCACCCGGCCGGCATGGCGCTGCGTTTCGCCTTCGGCGCGGCCATCTCGGTGGTCGCGGCCCTGGTCACCGACCGGTGGGGCCCCGTCACGGGCGGCGTGTTCCTCGCCTTTCCCGCCACCCTGGCCGCCACGCTGACCCTCATCGAGCACGAGGAGCACCGGCGCCTCCCGGTCGAGCAGGACGCCCGCGGCGCGGTGCTCGGCGCGGCGGGCATGATCGTGTTCGCCGTGTGCGTGTGGGCGCTCGCCACCCGGCTGCCCGCCGCGCTGGTCCTCGTGACCGCGACCGTGGCCTGGGCACTGGTCGCCGTCGCCCTCTACCTGCTCTTCCAGGGGCGGCGCGACGGCGGGTGACGCCCGCGGCGGGTTCAGCGGGCCGCTCCGGGGCGCAGGGCCGGGCCGGGGTGTTCGGCCGTGGCGAGCGGCAGGTGGATGGTCGCGGTGAGGCCGCCGGACGGCGCGGAGGTCAGGGTGACCTGCCCGGTGTGGGACTCCACGATGCCCCGGACGATCATCAGCCCGAGGCCGGAGCTGGACGAATAGGACCAGTCCGCGCGGCGCACGAGCTCCTCGGCGCGTTCGGGCGGGATCCCCGGCCCGTGGTCCTCCACCTGCGCGACGACCGTCGCCGCGTCCTGCCGCACCCGCAGGACGACCGGCGCCCGGCCGTGCCGCGTCGCGTTCTCCACGAGGCAGTCGAGCGCGGTCTCCAGCCGCTCCTCGTCGCCCACGACCGGGGCGGGGACGGTGTCCACGTGGATCGTGCCGTTCACCAGGGGCGCCCAGCGCCGGCCGACCCGCTGGACGAGCGTGCCGAGGTTCAGGACGCGGGCGCCCGCGCCGGGATCCTGGTGCGCCCAGGCCAGGGCGGACAGGCGGCCGGTGATCCGGGAGAGCTTGTCCAGCTCCTCCACGACGACGCCCAGGTCCGCGGCCGGGTCGGAGTCGGCGCCCTCCACCTGGAGCATCTCGGCGTACCCCCGGGCGACGGTGAGCGGGGTGCGCAGCTCGTGGGTCGCGACCCGCACGAACCTCTCCGTCATCTCGTGCGCCAGGCGCTCGCGCGCGGCGGCCAGCCGGGCCTCGGCCGCCGCGGCCGTCCGCCACCGCACGTGCCAGACCATGACGAGGAACAGCAGGCACATCAGGGGGATCTCCGCCGTCTCCTCGAAGGCGATGACCTCGGAGCTGGCGTGCCAGTACAGCGGCACCCCCGTCGCCGCGGCGACGGCCAGGCAGACCGCGAGGGTGGCGGGCATCGGCCACGGCCGCACGCCGTACACCAGCGCGAACGAGATCCAGACCAGGTGGAAGGGGATGGTCTCGGCGCCGGGGAGTATCCACATGAGCGTGGCGTTGACCGTGGCGAAGACCGCCCAGGCCGGGACCGCCCAGCGCGCCGCCCGCGTCAGGTCAGCCCGCGACAAAGCTGTAGCCCACGTTGCGGATGGTCTCGATGGAGTCGGCGCCGAGCTTGGCGCGCAGCCGCCGCACGTACACGTCCACCACGTTGCTGGCGGCGTCGAAGGCGTGCCCCCACACGTCGGTGAGCAGTTCCTCGCGCCCGCACACGTCCCCGGCGCGGCCCATGAGGTGGCTGAGCAGCACGAACTCGCGTTGCGTGAGCTGGACGCTGCGGCCGGGGAGCTCGGCGGTGCGGCGGTGCGGGTCGAGGGCGACCTGCCCGGCCCTGATGCAGCGCCGGGCCGCCGCGGGCGCGGGCTCGGCCGCCCTGATGCGTACCCGGGCCACGAGCTCGGCGAGCGCGAACGGCTTGGCGAGGTAGTCGACGGCGCCATGGGCGAAGCACTCGACCTTGGCGGCGACGTCGCCGATGGCGGACAGGACCAGGACGCGCTGGTCGGGGCGCCGGGCGAGCATCTGCCGCAGCACGTCCACGCCGCCGAGCCGTGGCAGCATCAGGTCCAGTACGACCAGCGCGAACTCCTCGGCGTCCGCGAGCAGGAGGGCCTGCTCGCCGGTTCCCACGGTCCGGACGACGTGGCCGTCGCGTTCCAGGGCGCGCGAGACGAACCTGCAGATCCTCGGCTCGTCGTCCACGACCATGATCCGGGGCATCCAAGCTCCACGAGACTCAGCGGCGCCCTTTGCCCGACAACGCCGTCCGCTCCCTACGTCTCGTGTGTACCGCCCCTGATCAAGACCGGCAAGCATCCGGCTACGCCCCATATGGACGAGGTGTCTGACCTGGGGTGAAATGAGGTCAATCTGACAGTCAGATGACGGAGTCGTCATCTCCCGTGCCCCAGAAGGCACGGCCCCGGCACGAACGGCGCGGACGGGCCCGCCGGAACGGGCTTCCCGGACATGCGAAAACGCCCGGATATCGATATCCGGGCGTTTCTCGTGGGCGTGCGGGGGACGGGGTCCACCCGGACGGGTCACACGTCCATGCACCACATCCAGCCGTGGCCGCTGACCCAACAGCGGTACCACTCGTTGGGCATGGCGTTGGCCGGGGCGCTCGTGGCGGCGAAGGCGGCGCCGGCGAGGGCGACCGTGGCGGTCAGCGTGGCGACGCGGCGGGTGATCTTGCGCATCAGATCTCCTGAGGTCTCGTGGGGCGAACACCTGAAGTCAACCAACGGCGTCTTGGACCGCTCTTGGAGATCACTGCAGCGCTCACCGCCCCTGCGGCTCCGGCCAGGTCCAGTCGCGGACCTCCGGGGCGTCCTCGCCGTGGTCGCGGGTGTGGGCGCGTGCCCGGAGGCGGGCGTCCGACATGCGCTGCCGCAGGTGGGCGGCGGTGACGCGCAGGCCGGGGACGCGGTCGACGACGTCCATGACCAGGTGGTAGCGGTCGATGTCGTTGAGCATGGCCATGTCGAAGGGGGTTGTGGTGGTGCCCTCCTCCTTGTAACCGCGCACGTGCAGGTTGGCGTGGCCGTTCCTGCGGTAGGTGAGCCGGTGGATCAGCCACGGGTAGCCGTGGAAGTTGAAGATCACCGGCTTGTTCGTGGTGAAAAGGGCGTCGAACTCGGCGTCGGGCATGCCGTGCGGGTGCTCGGTCGGCGGCTGGAGTCGCATCAGGTCCACGACGTTGATCACCCGGACCCGCAGCCACGGCAGGTGCTCGCGCAGCAGCGCGGCGGCGGCCAGGGTCTCCAGCGTGGGCACGTCCCCGGCGCAGGCCAGCACGACGTCCGGCTCCTGCCCCGCGTCGTTGCTCGCCCAGTCGATGATGCCGAGGCCGCGGGCGCAGTGCGTGACCGCCTCCTCCTCGCCGAACAGGTCGAGCACGGGCTGCTTGCCCGCCACGACCACGTTGACGTAGTCGCGGGAGCGCAGGCAGTGGTCGGCCACCGAGAGCAGCGTGTTGGCGTCCGGCGGCAGGTACACGCGCACGACGCTCGCCTTCTTGTTGACGACGACGTCGAGGAACCCGGGGTCCTGGTGACTGAAGCCGTTGTGGTCCTGACGCCAGACGTGCGAGGACAGCAGGTAGTTGAGCGAGGCGACCGGCCGCCGCCAGGGGATGCGCCGGCTCGCGTCCAGCCACTTGGCGTGCTGGTTGAACATGGCGTCGACGATGTGGATGAACGCCTCGTAGCAGGTGAACAGGCCGTGCCTGCCGGTGAGCAGGTAACCCTCCAGCCAGCCCTGGCAC containing:
- a CDS encoding sensor histidine kinase; the encoded protein is MSRADLTRAARWAVPAWAVFATVNATLMWILPGAETIPFHLVWISFALVYGVRPWPMPATLAVCLAVAAATGVPLYWHASSEVIAFEETAEIPLMCLLFLVMVWHVRWRTAAAAEARLAAARERLAHEMTERFVRVATHELRTPLTVARGYAEMLQVEGADSDPAADLGVVVEELDKLSRITGRLSALAWAHQDPGAGARVLNLGTLVQRVGRRWAPLVNGTIHVDTVPAPVVGDEERLETALDCLVENATRHGRAPVVLRVRQDAATVVAQVEDHGPGIPPERAEELVRRADWSYSSSSGLGLMIVRGIVESHTGQVTLTSAPSGGLTATIHLPLATAEHPGPALRPGAAR
- a CDS encoding response regulator transcription factor, with the translated sequence MPRIMVVDDEPRICRFVSRALERDGHVVRTVGTGEQALLLADAEEFALVVLDLMLPRLGGVDVLRQMLARRPDQRVLVLSAIGDVAAKVECFAHGAVDYLAKPFALAELVARVRIRAAEPAPAAARRCIRAGQVALDPHRRTAELPGRSVQLTQREFVLLSHLMGRAGDVCGREELLTDVWGHAFDAASNVVDVYVRRLRAKLGADSIETIRNVGYSFVAG